The Fusarium fujikuroi IMI 58289 draft genome, chromosome FFUJ_chr01 sequence CCGGGTAATTACTCGACACCCGCTGAAAGAGTTCTGGAACCCGCCCTTGAGCCCGAATCTCGAATCCCTCTTCCTTCCATTCAGCCCGCAACACGTATCGTATTTACGCGACATAAGTCACTTCACGAGTATTTCATCGAAGCACACCCAGCGAAAGTCACTACACCAGCACGTTTTCCTTCGAAAACCCCTGAGTGTATATAAGACGAACAATAGAAAGAACGAGACGTTTTCAAATTGTCGATTGTCAGAAAGACTAAACTCGCGTGAACGATAACGATTTCAATATGTCTGCTTCTCCAACACAACCAACCCAGTCGGCCAAGCGCCCTTTGGAAGAAGCTTCTTCGCCCTCACGCGCTGGTGATCAGCCTGATGCCAAACGACCTGCtctcgacaagaacaagcaCGACGACGATGTTGAGGTCCCCGAAGCTCCCACCGACGTCCCTGCAGAGGACCATGATGATAAGGTCAATGGAGCCCATAAgtctgaagatgatgacgataccACTTTGGATCATGCATCTGACACGAAGGCCGCCGCTGCCGCCACAGTTGCTGCCTCTGCATCCAACGCTGTAACGTCTGCTGCTGCCCATGACGAGACCTCATGGATTCATATTCGCGCTGTTATCTCGAGCCCAGAGGCAGCTACCGTCATTGGAAAGGGTGGCGAGAATGTTTCCAACATCAGGAAGCTTTCCAACGCTAAATGCACAGTCAGCGACTACCAAAAGGGGGCCGTTGAACGTATTCTTACTGTTAGCGGCATAGTGGACGCTGTAGCTAAGGTATGGCTATTCTCCTGACGCATGGTTTACAAATTAACATCAATTTAGGCTTTTGGCTTGATCATCCGAACACTGAACAATGAACCCCTAAACGAATCCTCAACCGCGTCTTCAAAAACTTATCCCTTACGGCTACTCATTCCGCATATTTTGATCGGCTCCATCATTGGTAAGGGTGGTGCCCGTATTCGTGAGATCCAAGAGGCATCTGGTGCTCGGTTGAACGCTTCTGACTCATGCTTGCCTATGTCAAGCGAGAGATCGCTGGTAGTAATGGGTGTCGCTGATGCTGTCCATATCGCAACTTACTATGTTGGCAGCACCCTTCTCGAACAGCTCAATGATAGGTTTGGAGGTCCTGCTGCGTCTGCCTACGCAACCCGTAGCGGCGCCCCTGCTGGCTCGATCCCAGGAGGTATGCAAGTTGTTCCCTACTCACCCCAACCGGCCTCGGGCCACTACGGAAGAAGTGAAAACTACGGCCGCCACAACGACCGGCGATCTCACCATATGCCATCCGCGCCTTATCCTCAGCAATACCCCCATGCAGCTGCTCAGGCGAACCCTGCCATGCCTATGCATTATGGCGGTGCTCAGGGAGGGGGTGCATATGGCGCAGCTCCCCATGCCCAACCGCACATGGCCCCCCATGCTGGTGCTCAACCTCATGCTGGTGCTCCCCAAGCTCAGCCCATGGGCGGTGCCATCCCCGGCGGGCCTATTACACAGCAGATTTACATCCCGAACGACATGGTCGGTGCTATCATCGGCAAGGGTGGACAGAAGATCAATGAGATCCGCCAGATGAGCAACAGCGtgatcaagatcaacgaGCCGCAGGACAATAGCAACGAGCGACTGGTGACCATTACCGGAACGGAGGAATGTAACCGTATGGCATTGTACATGCTCTACTCGCGACTTGGTGAGGTGCAAAACAGACCCAGCAAGAATTAAATTTCTAACCTTGAAATCTTGATGCAGAATCGGAGAAACATCGTATCTAATTTTTTATATCGGTACAATGACGTTCGAGCGATCAACGGACTAGGACGAACAGAATGCTATTTGCAGAGATATCAAGAGGCTAAAAGGAGGATGCAGTGTATTTTGGAGGTCCAAAAGGAGGGCGATATCAGGCCACCGGGTACAGTTCAGAACTTTGAGAAGACCATTCCATCCAtctgagatgaagcttcAAGGGTGGGTAAGGAAAGTCGCAGGATGGTTGAAGGGCATAGAAATGGTGTCAAGGACGGGATCGCATTTCATTGGGACGAATACGGAAACAAGACGGGGCTTATTGGCAGGAAGAGAGCCTCACATTGACAAGTGACAGCTTTCAAGGTATCTGATTTTCGACGGCGCATTGACTCAGTGTTATTTTGTTCTCTACTTAATCCAATAACAATCTGGTATCATGCGCAGCGTGGCACAGCTCGGAGTGATTCCAGACCGCGATGTACGCCCAATTATAGATCCTCAGTGATCCCAAACGGAAACCCGTCCTCTTCCATGGCCACGTCGAGTTTAACCACACTAGTACAAATTTGCCCAGGCCTGGATTCCTTTCTGGGTGGGCGTCCTCCCTTGAAGACGACTCCGGCTTGAGAGAAGATCCAAACCTCTTTCAAATGGGCAACCTGCATGATGGTTTTGATAATTAACTCATACCATGCCTGTACCTCATCCCACTCCAGCTCATTTGAATGAGAGACTTTTATTTGCATGTATGCACGGATAAGAGGCGCCGCGAAACGCCGAATGTCCATCGTCAATGCAAGGTATTGAAGTCCCAATGTTTGAGCCCCATCTATGATGTTCTTTATACCAGTTTTCTAGATTTGCATTTGTCAGTCTTCAGAGTCACTCAACCTCCCTCATTCACATACCAGTACAAAAATATGTTCAAGAGACCACAGTTGGCCTTCAATTTTGACTTCTGACTCGCGTAGGATAAGGCAGTTGAGTTTTGGAGTCAGTCGTGCCAAGCCATCCCAGAGTTGTTTTTCGGTGCAAGCCCACGTCGTAGGCTGTGAGAGATTGGCCTTGTCATAGTATAGATGGAGTCGACTGAGGCCAGTGAGACTTCGGGCCTTTTCGAATATATCCGAATCAATCCATGTGTAGGTGTGGAGGCCACTGAGGGCATCAGGATCGCAATGGCTCATGATCATCTTCACTACATCAGCTGTGCCACGGATCTTTAAGACTTTGAGACGTGGCCAGACAAGTCTCCCGATGCTCATCTGATTCGTCAAATCTTTGAGCTGATCTTCATTGAGGCCCTCGAGGTCAAGCGTCAGATGCCGAATTCCAGATAGCTTGTAGAGGGCAGCTGCTAGGCGATTTGGCAGACTATCGCAAACAGAGTTACCATCGTTACCAGCGTTACTCGCCGGTGAGTCAGTCTCTAGAGGCGCGGATTCGACAATAAAGGATGCAAACCTGAATTAACTCCGTTAGTAGTGGTTAGGGAGACTAAGTCACTAACGAAAACCAACTTTATGTTCACTCGAGCAATATTTATCGTTGTATCATCTTGGTAGCAGTTGAAAGCACGAAGGACTCCGTCTAGCCTCTCTTGCGTATCTCTTAGGTGAATTTCTTCGAACTTTTGCGTTAAGAGTAACTCTCTCCATTTTAAGGATGTAAATGTAGCACTGTGATGAATTTCTGGGTTATTGCACCATGAAGTAAGCTCTTCATATAGCTCGGATGGTATTTTCAGAGCTCTATGTCGAGCGATAGGAAGGTCCATCGTGCTGACAATTATTGCAATTAAAGGATGACTCTGTTCTGGAAATCGGGAAGTCTGAAAACAGTATTTGGCGCTTTGCTGCTAGAGATATAAGACACTCGCTCGTGGATGTTAGAgaatgaaaaagaaaagaaaagaaaagtctAGGATGAGATATTTGGTAAAGAGAGAacttttaaatcttttgcCGGTGGTCACCTCTTGACAGTGATATTGAATCACCAAACCCCTTGATTGTGATTCATTGTCACTGCCACCTCTTGACAGTTATTCATCCTGCCCTACGCATCGGATATTTAAGGAGAATCTTTCCTCTCTTCccatttcttcttcctttctcttctgcaCCTCCAAGACAAGTCACCTATACTTGCCCAGTATCtaatcctcttctcctccattAAGCTTATCCTCAGCTGACTCTCTACTGAGCATTTCGCTTTCTAAACAGAATATCAAATTTATCCCCCTGTGTGGTTACTACATGTCAGTATCACTCCATGCCTTCTTTTCTGTAACCTGACTGACTCTCAATAAGCCAGCCTTACTCTACGCTTGATCACTTACTGCCCcatcaacgccaacgccaaATGTGAGCATATACCGTTATCTCTATCGATGTAAATCATACTAATGAACTATACAGTCGCTATGGCTGATCAGGCTACAATCACTCCCGCCGAGTGGGAGtctctcaagaaggatgagacCACTGCAGAGGTCGTTGCCGACATCATGCTCCGAGTCATCGACACGGATCCGGAGGAAGCTGGGAGTTACTCCGAGGTTCGCGAGTTTCGCGAATTGACCGCTGAGAAGCTTGGGGTCCAGTGGTGgattggtgatggtgaaCTTGGGGCCGACCGAGGCCTTTCCAAGATTTGGATGGGACTCGTGGAGTTCCTCGCAGGTCGGCAGGATGTGTGGGAGGTCGGAGGTATCGGGGCCCCTCCCTTGACtctgacaaagaagaagtgAGTGGGATATCAACTTTGGGACTGCCTGGTGCAGTCGGAGTGACTCTTCAGCAAACTCATGAACATGCCGTTTGTACTTCACATATGAAGTGGGATCATACATTAAATGATACAGCCCAACGGCTATTACGTCTCATGAGACTTCGCAATGTGACTATAATACCTTTGGGATGCCATGACCTTGTGTAGATCCCTATGAGGACGTTCAGTGTCCGTTCGTTCCGTTCAGTCGCTCAAGCTCAACCCGACGTAATTTGGCTACTGCTATTGTTTCGCAACACAatcctaagtttaggcttTAGGATCATGTGACTGTGTTTCTTTTATCGAAACCCATTGTCTCTCTTATTGCAACATtctattcttcttcctcattcaTCTGCTCCACAGCCTCTCCGCATTCCGCATCAGCTAAGTCAGGAGGTATATCTCATTCGCATTCCACCTTCACATATCAAACAAGTTAAAGGTCTACGACAGAGTCACTTCAGATCGCATATACCAATCAAGTCAAAGGTCCATCTCCTTCGCCTTTCACATATCGTCAAGTTAGCGGCGTATATTCTTCGCCTTTCGCATCCCAAGgaagtgaagatggaagacGGAGTCACTCCCGAACCAGAAGACTTGACGGACTGGGCATTTGCTGCAAACGGAACTGCATATGAAATTGGGTTGAATGAACGACGAGTGAACAATCAAGTCATCAGGATCCGACAAGGCGCTTCCTTCAGAATGAATGAAGCTAAGCATTCATTTAAAAATCTAGAATTGCACGAACATCATGAACCATGGACCGACGAGGAGCTCGAATTAGAGGGCGCATCACCGTACGTACCATCGTCATTACGCCAACTCATTTATGTTACTAATTGTCTCTGTAGCCAAGagctcgtcctcgtcgttgGCCACTGCAAGCCCGACAATTTCAAGGACAGT is a genomic window containing:
- a CDS encoding related to hnRNP protein E2, which produces MSASPTQPTQSAKRPLEEASSPSRAGDQPDAKRPALDKNKHDDDVEVPEAPTDVPAEDHDDKVNGAHKSEDDDDTTLDHASDTKAAAAATVAASASNAVTSAAAHDETSWIHIRAVISSPEAATVIGKGGENVSNIRKLSNAKCTVSDYQKGAVERILTVSGIVDAVAKAFGLIIRTLNNEPLNESSTASSKTYPLRLLIPHILIGSIIGKGGARIREIQEASGARLNASDSCLPMSSERSLVVMGVADAVHIATYYVGSTLLEQLNDRFGGPAASAYATRSGAPAGSIPGGMQVVPYSPQPASGHYGRSENYGRHNDRRSHHMPSAPYPQQYPHAAAQANPAMPMHYGGAQGGGAYGAAPHAQPHMAPHAGAQPHAGAPQAQPMGGAIPGGPITQQIYIPNDMVGAIIGKGGQKINEIRQMSNSVIKINEPQDNSNERLVTITGTEECNRMALYMLYSRLGEVQNRPSKN